The following proteins are co-located in the Brevibacillus laterosporus DSM 25 genome:
- the accD gene encoding acetyl-CoA carboxylase, carboxyltransferase subunit beta — protein MLKDLFGKKRKFATVPSVSMTQQVPTVEPKEVPEGLMHKCSHCGSIHYSKDLEKNLKVCKGCQHHFPMSSPERVQSLLDNGSFTEEFDAELISDNPLQFPGYEDKLEQDRTKTNLNEAVITGEGLLQGIPVVLGVMDSRFRMGSMGAVVGEKITRAIERAIERKLPFILFSASGGARMQEGMISLMQMAKTSSALAQLANERLLYISVLTHPTTGGVSASFASLGDFNIAEPGAQIGFAGRRIIEQTIRQELPKDFQTAEFLLKHGQLDMVVHRKDMRETLGTLVALHTNREVE, from the coding sequence GTGCTCAAAGATCTTTTTGGGAAAAAGCGCAAATTTGCGACTGTACCTAGCGTGTCAATGACGCAACAAGTCCCGACTGTTGAACCGAAAGAGGTTCCAGAAGGTCTTATGCATAAATGTTCCCATTGTGGATCGATCCATTATTCCAAGGATTTGGAGAAGAATTTAAAAGTCTGTAAAGGCTGTCAGCATCATTTTCCTATGTCTTCTCCAGAGCGTGTTCAATCGCTACTGGATAATGGTAGTTTTACAGAAGAATTTGATGCTGAGTTAATTTCAGATAACCCTCTTCAATTTCCGGGTTATGAAGATAAATTAGAACAAGATCGTACCAAAACAAATTTGAATGAAGCGGTTATTACGGGAGAGGGTCTGCTTCAGGGGATACCTGTTGTATTAGGTGTCATGGATTCACGTTTTCGAATGGGAAGCATGGGTGCAGTTGTTGGTGAAAAGATTACACGGGCGATTGAACGCGCTATTGAGCGTAAGCTGCCATTTATCCTGTTCTCTGCTTCTGGTGGAGCACGTATGCAGGAAGGAATGATCAGTCTAATGCAGATGGCTAAAACAAGCTCTGCATTGGCTCAATTGGCGAATGAACGATTGTTATATATCTCTGTATTAACTCATCCAACTACCGGTGGTGTATCTGCTAGTTTTGCGTCTCTTGGTGATTTTAATATTGCCGAGCCAGGCGCACAGATTGGTTTTGCCGGTCGTCGTATTATTGAGCAAACGATTCGTCAGGAGCTTCCTAAGGATTTTCAGACTGCGGAGTTTCTATTAAAGCATGGACAGCTTGACATGGTGGTGCATCGCAAGGATATGCGTGAGACTTTAGGTACGTTGGTCGCTTTGCACACAAATAGGGAGGTAGAATAA